One window of the Benincasa hispida cultivar B227 chromosome 3, ASM972705v1, whole genome shotgun sequence genome contains the following:
- the LOC120073939 gene encoding uncharacterized protein LOC120073939 isoform X1, whose protein sequence is MAMVESILDLQVQDPPEEEFYSADLTWTKFGTVEHHDEVALIPYARVDAFIIGECTNIECPTRFHIERGRKRSRGSLKEFKDDEYLEYRQYWCSFGPENYGEGGSILPSRRYRLNTRNRAARPQSMRGCTCHFVVKRLYARPSLALIIYNERRHVNKSGFVCHGPFDREAIGPGANKIPYICNEIQQQTMSMIYLGIPEANIVEKHLECLQRYCGSNAKANSLASQYVHKLGMIIKRSTHELDLDDQASISMWIERNKKSIFFHQDTSEENPFILGIQTEWQLQQMIRFGHRSLIAADSTFGIKRLKYPLCTLLVFDSRQHALPVAWIITRSFAKSDVCKWMKALLDRAHSVEPGWKVSGFLIDDAATEIDPIMDIFCCPVLFSLWRIRRSWLKNVVRKCSSIEVQREIFKRLGKLVYSIWDGVNTSVVLEELTRDFADQTAFMEYFKGSWVPKIEMWLSAMRAFPLASQEASGAIEAYHMKLKAKLFDDSHLGAFQRVDWLVHKLTTELHSTYWLDRYADESDSFQNVKEEYISSTSWHRALQIPDSSVTLDEENHLFAKVVSQKDTSVSHVVWNPGSEFSFCDCSWSMQGNLCKHVIKVNMVCENCPGYKPSMSFQSFEEILMNMSKLPMDDSVALDVSMAWTHQILDEVQKLVELNSSNDISSVVNKLPLKWASGKGRTSFRKPSSTVSLPSESNTVKKAMQKKNQKRKRLSSIR, encoded by the exons ATGGCTATGGTTGAATCGATTCTTGATCTTCAAGTACAAGATCCGCCAGAGGAAGAGTTCTATTCAGCTGATTTAACTTGGACCAAGTTTGGCACTGTTGAACACCATGATGAAGTAGCTTTGATTCCTTATGCCCGAGTAGATGCATTTATAATTGGTGAATGTACTAATATAGAATGCCCGACCCGGTTTCATATTGAGAGGGGAAGGAAGCGATCGAGGGGTAGCTTGAAAGAGTTCAAGGATGATGAATATTTGGAATATCGACA ATACTGGTGCTCGTTTGGTCCAGAAAATTATGGGGAAGGTGGAAGTATTTTACCTAGTAGAAGATATAGGCTCAACACTCGAAATCGTGCTGCTAGACCTCAATCAATGCGAGGTTGTACCTGCCATTTTGTTGTAAAGAGACTGTATGCTCGTCCATCTCTGgcacttataatatataatgaGAGGCGTCATGTGAACAAGTCTGGCTTTGTATGCCATGGGCCATTTGACAGAGAGGCCATTGGCCCTGGTGCGAACAAGATTCCATATATTTGTAATGAGATCCAACAACAGACAATGTCAATGATTTACCTGGGAATTCCTGAGGCAAACATTGTGGAGAAACATCTTGAGTGTCTTCAGCGATATTGTGGTTCAAATGCAAAAGCGAATAGTCTTGCTTCCCAGTATGTTCACAAACTAGGGATGATCATCAAACGGTCTACCCATGAGCTTGATCTGGATGATCAAGCTAGCATTAGCATGTGGATTGAGCGCAATAAAAAGTCCATATTTTTTCATCAGGATACTTCAGAAGAAAATCCTTTCATTCTTGGGATTCAAACAGAATGGCAATTGCAACAGATGATTCGGTTTGGCCATCGTAGTCTCATTGCTGCTGATTCAACATTTGGCATTAAGAGGCTTAAG TATCCCCTGTGTACACTTCTCGTGTTTGACTCTAGACAGCATGCACTCCCTGTTGCATGGATCATCACTCGCAGCTTTGCGAAATCAGATGTTTGCAAATGGATGAAAGCCTTACTTGATCGTGCTCATTCTGTAGAGCCTGGATGGAAAGTTAGTGGGTTTTTAATTGATGACGCAGCCACAGAGATTGATCCTATCAT GGACATATTCTGTTGTCCTGTGCTTTTTTCCCTGTGGCGCATTCGTAGGTCATGGTTAAAAAATGTTGTTAGGAAATGCAGTAGCATTGAAGTTCAGAGGGAAATATTCAAGCGGCTGGGAAAATTAGTGTACAGCATTTGGGACGGAGTCAATACTTCGGTTGTTTTGGAAGAACTTACCCGTGATTTTGCTGACCAAACCGCTTTCATGGAATATTTCAAGGGTTCTTGGGTGCCAAAGATTG AAATGTGGCTTTCTGCGATGAGAGCTTTTCCACTTGCAAGCCAAGAGGCATCTGGTGCTATTGAGGCCTATCACATGAAGCTGAAGGCAAAACTGTTTGATGACTCTCATCTTGGTGCTTTTCAGAGGGTGGATTGGTTGGTTCACAAGTTGACCACTGAATTGCATTCAACCTACTGGCTAGATCGCTATGCTGATGAAAGTGATTCATTTCAAAATGTGAAGGAAGAGTATATTTCTTCTACTTCTTGGCACCGTGCACTGCAAATTCCAGATTCTTCAGTTACCTTAGATGAGGAAAATCACCTGTTTGCCAAAGTTGTGAGCCAAAAGGACACCAGTGTTTCACATGTAGTTTGGAATCCAGGGTCGGAATTCTCATTTTGTGATTGTTCTTGGTCAATGCAAGGAAATCTTTGCAAACATGTGATCAAGGTGAATATGGTATGTGAAAATTGCCCGGGTTACAAACCTTCCATGTCTTTTCAATCATTTGAGGAGATATTGATGAATATGTCTAAACTACCAATGGATGATTCTGTTGCTTTGGATGTGTCAATGGCCTGGACCCATCAGATTCTCGATGAAGTTCAGAAACTTGTTGAATTGAATTCTTCAAATGATATTAGCTCTGTGGTAAATAAGCTGCCCTTGAAATGGGCTTCTGGGAAGGGTAGAACCAGTTTTAGGAAACCATCATCTACCGTGTCTCTTCCATCGGAGTCCAATACTGTCAAAAAGGCCATGCAAAAGAAGAACCAGAAAAGGAAAAGATTGTCATCAATAAGATAA
- the LOC120073939 gene encoding uncharacterized protein LOC120073939 isoform X2 has protein sequence MAMVESILDLQVQDPPEEEFYSADLTWTKFGTVEHHDEVALIPYARVDAFIIGECTNIECPTRFHIERGRKRSRGSLKEFKDDEYLEYRQYWCSFGPENYGEGGSILPSRRYRLNTRNRAARPQSMRGCTCHFVVKRLYARPSLALIIYNERRHVNKSGFVCHGPFDREAIGPGANKIPYICNEIQQQTMSMIYLGIPEANIVEKHLECLQRYCGSNAKANSLASQYVHKLGMIIKRSTHELDLDDQASISMWIERNKKSIFFHQDTSEENPFILGIQTEWQLQQMIRFGHRSLIAADSTFGIKRLKYPLCTLLVFDSRQHALPVAWIITRSFAKSDVCKWMKALLDRAHSVEPGWKVSGFLIDDAATEIDPIMDIFCCPVLFSLWRIRRSWLKNVVRKCSSIEVQREIFKRLGKLVYSIWDGVNTSVVLEELTRDFADQTAFMEYFKGSWVPKIG, from the exons ATGGCTATGGTTGAATCGATTCTTGATCTTCAAGTACAAGATCCGCCAGAGGAAGAGTTCTATTCAGCTGATTTAACTTGGACCAAGTTTGGCACTGTTGAACACCATGATGAAGTAGCTTTGATTCCTTATGCCCGAGTAGATGCATTTATAATTGGTGAATGTACTAATATAGAATGCCCGACCCGGTTTCATATTGAGAGGGGAAGGAAGCGATCGAGGGGTAGCTTGAAAGAGTTCAAGGATGATGAATATTTGGAATATCGACA ATACTGGTGCTCGTTTGGTCCAGAAAATTATGGGGAAGGTGGAAGTATTTTACCTAGTAGAAGATATAGGCTCAACACTCGAAATCGTGCTGCTAGACCTCAATCAATGCGAGGTTGTACCTGCCATTTTGTTGTAAAGAGACTGTATGCTCGTCCATCTCTGgcacttataatatataatgaGAGGCGTCATGTGAACAAGTCTGGCTTTGTATGCCATGGGCCATTTGACAGAGAGGCCATTGGCCCTGGTGCGAACAAGATTCCATATATTTGTAATGAGATCCAACAACAGACAATGTCAATGATTTACCTGGGAATTCCTGAGGCAAACATTGTGGAGAAACATCTTGAGTGTCTTCAGCGATATTGTGGTTCAAATGCAAAAGCGAATAGTCTTGCTTCCCAGTATGTTCACAAACTAGGGATGATCATCAAACGGTCTACCCATGAGCTTGATCTGGATGATCAAGCTAGCATTAGCATGTGGATTGAGCGCAATAAAAAGTCCATATTTTTTCATCAGGATACTTCAGAAGAAAATCCTTTCATTCTTGGGATTCAAACAGAATGGCAATTGCAACAGATGATTCGGTTTGGCCATCGTAGTCTCATTGCTGCTGATTCAACATTTGGCATTAAGAGGCTTAAG TATCCCCTGTGTACACTTCTCGTGTTTGACTCTAGACAGCATGCACTCCCTGTTGCATGGATCATCACTCGCAGCTTTGCGAAATCAGATGTTTGCAAATGGATGAAAGCCTTACTTGATCGTGCTCATTCTGTAGAGCCTGGATGGAAAGTTAGTGGGTTTTTAATTGATGACGCAGCCACAGAGATTGATCCTATCAT GGACATATTCTGTTGTCCTGTGCTTTTTTCCCTGTGGCGCATTCGTAGGTCATGGTTAAAAAATGTTGTTAGGAAATGCAGTAGCATTGAAGTTCAGAGGGAAATATTCAAGCGGCTGGGAAAATTAGTGTACAGCATTTGGGACGGAGTCAATACTTCGGTTGTTTTGGAAGAACTTACCCGTGATTTTGCTGACCAAACCGCTTTCATGGAATATTTCAAGGGTTCTTGGGTGCCAAAGATTGGTTAG
- the LOC120074636 gene encoding photosystem I reaction center subunit N, chloroplastic isoform X2: MATMNSSVLACNYAISGAGSADLNSKLTAVPSVASPGVVGYKLPAIRAQQARVPEAKNEGRRTALLYLGATLFAAAAAASNSSANAGVIEDYLEKSKANKELNDKKRLATSGANFARAYTVEFGTCKFPENFTGCQDLAKQKFHLSLMIWSWSVRGRTSTSVVPMSSGNGEEKRTI, from the exons ATGGCGACCATGAATTCCAGTGTTCTGGCTTGCAACTACGCCATTTCCGGCGCTGGATCGGCTGATCTGAACTCCAAACTCACCGCCGTCCCTTCTGTTGCGTCTCCTGGGGTTGTGGGTTACAAGTTGCCTGCGATTAGGGCTCAACAGGCTAGGGTTCCTGAAGCCAAGAACGAAGGAAGGAGGACTGCGCTTCTTTACCTTGGAGCCACGCTCTTTGCTGCGGCTGCGGCTGCCTCCAACTCCTCTGCTAATGCTGGAGTCATTGAAGATTACCTGGAGAAGAGTAAAGCTAACAAG GAATTGAATGACAAGAAAAGATTGGCAACAAGTGGGGCAAACTTTGCAAGGGCATACACTGTTGAATTTGGAACATGCAAGTTCCCAGAGAACTTCACAGGGTGCCAAGATCTTGCTAAACAAAAG TTCCATTTATCTCTGATGATTTGGAGTTGGAGTGTGAGGGGAAGGACAAGTACAAGTGTGGTTCCAATGTCTTCTGGAAATGGTGAAGAGAAGAGAACCATTTAA
- the LOC120074636 gene encoding photosystem I reaction center subunit N, chloroplastic isoform X1 — translation MATMNSSVLACNYAISGAGSADLNSKLTAVPSVASPGVVGYKLPAIRAQQARVPEAKNEGRRTALLYLGATLFAAAAAASNSSANAGVIEDYLEKSKANKELNDKKRLATSGANFARAYTVEFGTCKFPENFTGCQDLAKQKKVPFISDDLELECEGKDKYKCGSNVFWKW, via the exons ATGGCGACCATGAATTCCAGTGTTCTGGCTTGCAACTACGCCATTTCCGGCGCTGGATCGGCTGATCTGAACTCCAAACTCACCGCCGTCCCTTCTGTTGCGTCTCCTGGGGTTGTGGGTTACAAGTTGCCTGCGATTAGGGCTCAACAGGCTAGGGTTCCTGAAGCCAAGAACGAAGGAAGGAGGACTGCGCTTCTTTACCTTGGAGCCACGCTCTTTGCTGCGGCTGCGGCTGCCTCCAACTCCTCTGCTAATGCTGGAGTCATTGAAGATTACCTGGAGAAGAGTAAAGCTAACAAG GAATTGAATGACAAGAAAAGATTGGCAACAAGTGGGGCAAACTTTGCAAGGGCATACACTGTTGAATTTGGAACATGCAAGTTCCCAGAGAACTTCACAGGGTGCCAAGATCTTGCTAAACAAAAG AAAGTTCCATTTATCTCTGATGATTTGGAGTTGGAGTGTGAGGGGAAGGACAAGTACAAGTGTGGTTCCAATGTCTTCTGGAAATGGTGA